TTCATCTTTTTTATATCCTGTTTTATATAATCGGacttttaactaatttatttcttaaattcaGGTCCTGATTGTCATGCCAACATAATGTCAGCCCTCATTACAGTGGAAACTTCAACACATTTTTGTGTGCTATTCTATCCACCCGCAACTGTAACGAATCTGTATGATTGCATCACATATTCACCATCCATATTGGGTAGATCATACAATAAAGTGCTCTTTATTATCTATCAAGTTATACAACTTTCAAAAGCACTGCAAACCACTGATCTGCTTTTGGGTGATTTACGTTTGCATGATATAATGGTACGAGAAAATCTTTGGATACAAATACTACCACGTCTTGAATCATGTATACTAGGACATGTGCAGGAGCAAAGTATTGCAGTACCATCACCCATTGAAACGGCTCATGCTGCAGATGCTGAGAACTCTGTTACGCtagaggaaaatgaaaatgaTAGTTTTCTCTGTAATGCACATCATTGCGGTACCACGGAGGACGATGGCGACGACGACACTGAAAATTGTACAAGCAATACAAAATTTGATTTACAATTCGCTTATGATTTGGAACAATTTACATTGCGTGAATATTGTGAAATGTGGTGTAATGGTCAATTATCAAATTATGATTATTtaacaatattaaataatgcTGCCGGCAGAAGTCTTCGAAATCCTGCTTATCATCATATAATGCCATGGGTGACAGATTTCACTGCACGTAATGGTTTGAATTGGCGTGATTTGACACGTAGCAAATATCGTTTAAATAAAGGTGATATCCATTTGGATTTAATGTTTTCACATGCCTCACATCAGGTATCAAATGCCAATACAAATTTAGGAGCCGCTGGTGTATTTAGTCAGGTGCCACATCATGTATCAGATTTCCTTTCGgaaattacttattttgtttatatGGCACGACGTACACCACAACATGTGCTGTGTCAACATGTGCGTCCGATTTGGGTGCCCGCCGAGTATCCAGCATCCATACAACGTTTACAAAAATGGACACCAGACGAATGTATACCAGAATTCTATTCAGATCCAATGATATTTAAAAGCATACATGAGGATTTACCCGACTTGGAAGTACCAACGTGGGCGTCATGTCCTGAAGATTTTATATCAAAACATCGAGAAGCTTTAGAGTCGCAATATGTTAGTGAACGACTGCAGCACTGGATTGATCTTAATTTTGGGTGAGCATACATTGATTGCATTTCATAACGCTTTCATTGGAATTACAGGAAGACCTCGACCCATAAATATAACAATTTCTGTGCATTTTAAACTAGAATATTTGGCGTTGTTGTAGAATTCTTGTTGATTTATGCAAAATGGGAGCTTTCGCTATCTGATTGTATGTCTTTCATACTGAGTTGAAATAATTTTGTTAACAAAATTACTGTCGTTGTacgtaaataataaaatattaaaacttaTATTTTTTCCATACGCTCCGAAATAGCTACAAGTTATCCGGTAAGGCTGCTATCAAATCAAAAAATGTTTGTCTCAGCCTAGTAGACCAGCATAAAGAGCTTTGTCAACGTGGCATCGTACAACTTTTCACCACACCACATCCAGCAAAACGTTTCCCATCACCTTGGTTCAATAAAACGCCACCACGCTTCCAGCAAATGTACGCAGGGCCATCACGTTCCTCCCGATCCGCTACCAACACCACGCTGCGCGCACACGGATCACGGCGTCTTGCCAAAAGCACAGAGAATCTCAACTTGGCCACTGAAACATCCGCTGTGCTTGCAACAGATCTCACAGCTGCACAACTCACGTCATCGCTACGTCGTACAGGTGGTACATCTACCTCACCCCGTATGTCTTTACGTGCCCACAATGGCACAACGAACGATATGACAGGGAGCGGTTCAAGTTTTTATTCTAGCACTAACTTCATTGATTTACCAAAAGATTACAATCCATGTGCACTACTGCAATCTTTAGAGGCAATGGAATTATTTTTTGCACGTACTTTCCCCGAGCAAAAGCCTGCCACAAATACaatggaaaaaattataaatagtgATATGTTATTTGAAACTCATTCCTCAGAGAATTCATTTACGAATCGTCTTTTTGTAGAGAGTACAACGAGCGTGCTGGAACCATCAGCTGTTGCGAGTAAACAGAAACCAAAAAGTCTATTAGCACCAAGTCCATGTTTTCTAAAGAAACGTTCAATTAAACAACTGGTAACTGAAAGTCGTGTACGCGAACTACAAGTGTTAGGTTGTCTAATTGTTGAACTATTTTCCATGCAACGATTGCGTGCACTGCTTATGAATGGCGTCAGCATCAGCTTTGATGAACGTTTGCAAGCGTGCCGCACGGTAGCAAAATTATATCGTCAAGATATACCAAAATGTTTCCGTTATGCTGTCACGCTACTGCTACAACAACGCTCTGATGCAATCACTGATAAGGGTTTGCCTGCACCAACAGCAACACAATTACTTGAGCCCATATTGGTCAATCAATTAATACCTTTTCCTGCAACCTTTTATCCTACTTATGCACTTATCCGTTCACTATACCAATTTGATTTTAATGCCTCACTGCTAGAGCTTCGCACGCATTTCGATTGTAATGGACGTGAGTGTGCTAGATATACCGATATGGATCGTCAACGTGTGCTATTCGAACGTAAAATAGCTGAATGTAAAGTGATGTCTTGCTGCGCTTATATTGGTCGTTTACTCGAACCCATTGCATACGAGCAATTCTCACCTGTGGAACTATTGCTACCGCATATAATCGATCTTCTATTAGATGAGCAGACATCTATATTAACTGCATGGAATTTATTTGACCCAGTAGCACAAGCCCTAGGCATTGTGAATACCCAAAAGTACCTGTTATTGCCCATAATGAAGCTGTATGATGTGGAAAGTTTTGAACGTGGCATGATGTCAGTGCGCGCGCGCAATGGTACTGATTTGAATGGGCCAGGCGGTGGTGGACAAGTACGTTTTTCGATGAGTAGTTCGTTTAAGTCACGTAAATCTGTTAAGCTTTACCACCATAGCTTTCTGCTGCGTTTGATTGTACGTTTTGGCTTGAAatgttttctacaaaattttattgCGCCTCTCATCGAAGCTGTGGGCGGCTATAAAGAGCCAGAAGACGGTAATGGTTTTCATTATCACAGCTCAACGAATGGTGGAATTGGTGGTAGTCGAAGGACGAGTCGAAACTTAAACTATGCATCAGCGGAAGAAGTTGTTTCTTTAGCGCTAATATCAGGAGTGGAGGATGCAGATCAACAAAGAGCCAATGAAACAACACAGCATTTAAATGTAACAGGTAAGTAAGGATGTGAAAACGAATAAGTTCTTATGTTGTTGTTCTTATCACTGctaaaaattaaaacataaaatgaaaaaatgataaaagccCCGCTTTGATCCTCAAAACAGTCCAGAAAAACTTCCGAAAAGCAATTCCGAAGTGTAATCCCGAAACTATTCCGAAATAGCTCCGACCACAATCCCAACGCGGCCCCGAAATAGTCATAAAATAATATAGAAATAGTGCCGATTTGATTTCGACTACTAATCTCGTAAAAGTCACTaaaaaaaacccgaaatcatTCCCAAATTATTCAGAAGTAGTCAAGAAATTATCCTGAGGCAAGTCCGGAAAGTCCAGATACTGTCCGGGAATAGTCACCAATTCATCCCTAAAAGGCCCTGAAAAGTTCCGAAGGCAATCCCCAAATCGTATCAAATAATCACAACATGGTCTCGAAATTAATACAAACGCGAACTTAAAAGTGTTCCGTAATATTTCATCCCTAAACGGCCCTGATAATAATCCAGAAACAAGGCTGATTTGATCCCGAATATAATGCCGCATTGATGAAAAGATAATCCCGAAAATGTTAGGAAGAAGCTCCGAACTAATTCGGAAATTAACCCGAAGTATCCTATGCTGAAATATTCTGAAATGATACTAaaaacaatgttgttgttgtagcgataaagacactcctcgaagtTTCTAGGGTTTTATGACGATGTAtactttgccagatatagatccgatccgctacgttccggtaacaagtaccattaaggtacaaggccaaccatctcgggaacaatttaatatgaccatagtgaactttctaggtcatcccgccctcACCCTCTAGTGCCATGAGAAACTTGGTGTCGCCAGGAcgtcggctgctaaagaaacaggattcgccacaggtaggtgaggttggtaattgggttggagaggctataaattgcgctggcaactccttggaagggttgcgctacacaacctcttgaatcaattgggtattttagtcgcttctgaCGACATGACCTGCCGCGGTTATAATCTAAGCCCCCCTAACCCTCTGGGGGAATCCCCAAAAACAATGCTCatataatccagaaatagtccccaAACCTAAAAATGGAATTGACCCCCAAATTATCCTGGCTAGCAATGGGCGCCAAAACATTCCTTTCGCTAATACAACAACTCCATCCACAACCAAAACATACCTTCACATTCAaactaatttttttctattacttACATTATAGCTACGAATTCTTCGTCAAAACAAGAAGTCGAGGATGTTTTCAGCTTTGATGATGATGCCAATTCAGATCACGTCTCAAATTCTGGTACAAGCGAAAATAAATCAATTGATTCGTTTGATATGCGTCCCGCACCAGCCGAAGAAGCTAAAGAGGAtacaatttcagaaattttttatggTTCCAAAATCTCCGCTTCATCATTGGAAGATGCCGATAAAGTATCGTTGAGCAGTCAATGTGCAAATGAATCGCTCACCGCACAACTTGGCGCTAAATCACCAACAATTGAAATACCTGCCAGCGCCATTAGGCTTAGCTATCAATTAAATACCATTGACTGTGATATTGGTTCACGTAAAAGTATTGATTCTTTTGAAATTATCACACGTGCAGTTGAAGAGGAACAAAAACATTTGAAtaaacagcagcagcagcaacaaacaCATAAAACGCAACCAACAGAAGAGCAATGTAAAGGAACAAAGGAAGAGCATGATGAGACACAAGTGGCTTTGGATTCATTGCAAGCCACAGTCATATCAAAAATGTCTGAAGCTAAAGCTGCACAAAATAATCGCATCTCAGAAATGAGTGCAGAAAGTTTAATATGGCTTGCACATCGTTTGGGACCATCGTTGACATCGCGCTACATTACACGTAATTTGTTGAAAATGTTATCGCTATGCTATGTTGGCCAAGAGAATTTGCTGCCCGAGGCCAATGAGCAACCAAAGTTGAGTAATTTGAATTACTTTTCTATGGCCGATGCGCGTGTTGTTGGTGATCGTAGTGCCGCTCGTGTGTTGGAGTGTTTGATGTCCATAGCGGGTAAGTGGTTTACATTGGTTATTATAGActtaactacatacatacatacatatatttttaaagaacattttatttattatttaaattaactatattgacatttaaaaaattttaaaagatattttttatgaatgaatatattttcatgttttgatagtttgtaacgaagctttttcttgccccggtgcttcttcaataattgTTGGgatccaaggttcgtttacaataaatttgtatttcggggtactttgcaaatcgttttcatgtAAAAAATCACTTTATTGATTACCTccttaaactataatataaaatgtatatgtATTCTTCACTTAATTTGATGCTTGCTCCATGATTAGTGGTGAGCtaacggtccctcgtgtcccgttaggagcaTCAggccacgactttctcctatgaaacgcactggcttgcaatggtcaaaaccggtATGCCTTCCAGAACGCTTCAGTAGTAGCTCaggcaaagatgacttgataccactgatgacctgatacgaaacattcattctctctcaattcgtttccaggaatggggcttgaaatcagctgtctgttcattcaaatgtaaacaaaagtttattcgtttccaagaatggggtctgaagtcgatggctatagagttgcctaaaatacgcaaaaaaaagtccccaagaaatccgttcggtttcattattttcaaataaatcagcaagtaagctgataaaaacttattaaaatttataaaaaaggtaaagttttgtagaaatattttgtggtagataagtgaaaaaatatgaaataatatatttcaattgcgttgctttgctttgttgctctgggACCGCCATAAAATAACAATAAGCGGCTAGTCCCTTTTTTctctttgatgcgaccaaaaggctgttaattaaacatgttgcgttaacctatatgTACGTACACctgcaatttatctcagctgtcaaaaatggaatgtcgcaacgtTCCTCAAAAACATgacctttatgcatccatttacatcaatgcgaagactaagaagctgactttttcagcaatcgaaagttgctaccaaaacccgtttctTGTGCAGCCCTTCgctgaaaggtgttgtcactgataaattttccaggggtgaaaaagagttatttttttcttcggatttgtaatactgacaaaaattcgaattttttgaTATTCCATTTGACAAtattgagtaaattttcggtgaaaatcataaattaaacctttaccatctaaaataccccaaagtttttctgaaatgcccaaattagattttgagtatgatggcatctatggccaacgttataaaaaatgcacattttcacgtgctctcagagagcgagaagtttcatatcaggtcatcagtgcttGATACGCAactctcattttttgcgctctcacgagggatttatctcaaatttgagctggcaacaatcacagataaatccctcgcgccagctgaagcggctgccagaacaaaaaatgtgccagctaaaatgaaaaagggccaaaaatttcggtaaactttagtttgacctacaactgtagaaatgcgttcaaaaattatcGGAAGAggataaaaaaacttgttttggtataaatattattagttcgaaggcggagggtaaatattatttcccattcatgagttatcactaaaaacaggttttgtaaatatgaagtcccgatgcaaccagtccattttgatcacagaacctggaacgtcagacatgtaggataagccctatccattaaatgatgttaactattatatcataggtccgatttactgaaatttcaaaagaatatatgattttcactgtgaattaaatgcgttacaatatttgactaattaatttaatcaaaacgtaaattttacttagatttgtttatatttaactctaactagtcgtactattgtaaaataagtttaaagaaatgaatattttacgactatcattcattaaattattgaaactataatcgccgaaatgtatgtccaaaatccccatattcagatctattaatttttgtatggAGTGGCAtaattgacaaatgttataaattatgatgttaactattatatcataggtccgatgtactgaaatttcaaaagaagatATGGTTTTCAATGTgtgttaaatgcgttacaatagctatcatccggtggcaaaatcctgagccagataaataattttgcatgtaaatgcaacaacaacgatttgcgccagataaatccagatagaagtctggttcaatttgtgagccagatgatttgttaattacttatttttaatttggcAACGCTggctttaataaacctactttttcaaaaatagatgtcgctgcttagcgtttcgccgtatgagttaaatgaaaaatagcggcgacatctgcctataacatttcacgtgtgcgaaaatttcacgacatctgcttctcaagtctctcaatgatccagagcattcccgtgaaaaTTGaccgtgagccggagctgtaaaactcactgaaagacggcatttgtttcgagagagcgctgtcaaaatgcacatttttgttaatgatgccactccaaacaaaaatgaatagatctaaatatggggatttttgacataaacttcggcgattatagtttcggtcatttaataaaatgatattcGGAAAATATTCATTtccttaaacttattttacaataatacgactagttagggtaagtaaaatttacattttaattaaattaattagtaaaatcttgtaacgcatttaactcacaatGAAAACCATATGTtaatttgaaatttcagtaaatcggacctgtGATATAATAGTTAACTTTATTTAGTGGGTAGGGCTTATCTTaaatgtctgacgttccaggttctgtcaTCAAagtggactggttgcatcgggacttcatatttacaaaacctgtttttagtgataacttttgaatgggaaacaatatttacccTCCGCATTCGAActaataatagctgtgttttttttacttctatatacgtttacgcttaaactttatatggactgctaagcgacaaactgtaaatatacctctgaaattgctgcgcataaaatttgtcctactaaatttcaatacgcattatactcagatgtaactgaaatatgtgtctttgtttcaccttctacactaattatatgtattctatgtgtgtccacaattcatcccaactgattcagctatatgttataccctatggccatcagagggttgtgtctccgcttttcggtacaccctgtgctgtagctgtagttatttaaccactgccgctagatgggtctcctaagcattatctaagcgaggataggcgtttttttcacgcgcaaacgtagacgtatacgcgtgtgaaaaaaaacacggctaatatttacTCTAAAACAAGTACTTTTATCTTTTGtcccataatttttgaaagcatttctacagttgtatgtcaaactaaagtttaccgaaatttttgccccgtttttctttttaactggcacattttttgttctggcacccgcttcagctcgcgcgagggatttatctgtgattgttgccagcacaaatttgagataaatccctcgtgagagcgaaaaaaatgagatagtttcgtatcaagtcatctttgcttGCTGTGTTGCCCTTTTCATAGCCAGtgacatagattagattgatacgaatcttttgtttacgctctcatattttcgctctcacgagggatttatcttctagttgatgctggcaacaatcacagataaatccctcgcgccagctgaagagggtgccagaacaaaaaatgtgccagccaaaacgaaaaacgtgccaaaaattttggtaaactttagtttcacctacaactgtagaatagcgttcaaaaattatgggaaaaagggtaaaaatacttgttttagtgtaaatattattagttcgaaggcggagggtaaatattatttcccgatcaaaagttatcgctaaaacaggttttgtaaatatgaagtcccgatgcaaccagtccattttgatcacagaacctggaacgccagacatgtatgATAGGCCCTACCACttaatgatgttaactattatatcataggtcggatttactgaaatttcaaaagaatatatggttttcactgtgagttaaatgcgttacaatatttgactaattactttaatcaaaatgtaaattttacttagatttgtttatatttgactccaactagtagtattattgtaaaatgagtttaaagaaatgaatattttacgactatcattttcttaaatgattgaaactataatcgccgaaatgtatgtcaaaaatcctcataatcagatctattaattttttttttggagtggcatcactgacaaatgttataaaaaatgtgcattatgacagcgctctctcgaaacaaagagttgcaaatccattcatctatggccaGTGAGTGCTCTTGATGCTCCTAGCTTaattcgttgcgttgccatggttacggtgttgctgtggagtGTTGTCgtcaacttgttgcgctagtgatgtttcagagacttgtttgtgtgtAGTGTTGTGTTGCCTATGTTGCTGATCCTGTGTTGTGGGGCGGTGGTTTTATGTGGGCAAATTAAtggtttatatttggtcctcacaagttGACAAAAAACAATCTAGTaacaatcaattttaaaatataaaaaagtatatttattacaaatagttAAATCTACAAATATATTAGTTTAAcaaatttctatttaattttgtataatatagttaaactttgttgttttaaaagatacttttgttgaatgaaaatattttcattttgtgatagttaacaaaaaataatctaataataataaatttaaaatttaacaaagtaTATTTATTACAAGTAAATAACCCTATACTTATGAAATAGACAagcacttttaaaaatattaatatatacatttgtttttttttttagcattgTTCGGTGAAGAGATTATACTCGTGCAATATTTTCCACATATAAGCGAGCTGATAGCTTTGGGTTCTAAGCGTATTACAGGCAGTCTGGAAGGTGCTATTATAAGCACATTACAATTGCTCAAATATTTGGTGCCCTGCCTGATGGATGCAACAATTATGGAACATTTGAaggtaaaaatgtaaaattaaaatgaaaccaCTTAACGAGACCATGctggagagacgcaacaaattaaatgaggttacactgaaatgacagtccttggtcgggaaaaatcctgagtcgcgccggtacatagaaccgactgccttggcaagcgtacatgtcttaaaaggtgaaccgcaaattatctgggtggtcggcaggcatcggtgcaatttagaaacgaaacatcaaaaccaagaagaattaaacaaggagtaCCACAGGCTGGTGTCCCacccccacttttgtttaacgtttacatatcaaagctaccttcgccaccagaaggagtttcTATTGTTTCCTATGcccatgactgcacaataatggccacagtcccgggcccacagatcgatgagctttgccaCAGCATTAACGGAGACCGCCCGgagatctccagttttttcgcctcgcgaaacctggcttatcaccgactaaatcctccgcgaccttatttacaacatggacg
The DNA window shown above is from Eurosta solidaginis isolate ZX-2024a chromosome 2, ASM4086904v1, whole genome shotgun sequence and carries:
- the Wdr81 gene encoding WD repeat-containing protein 81 isoform X1; protein product: MDTLCNEIGINIQHLCETSVAGRYQLICDKQWLQTLEQRRKIAPFNIWPNLDRRAHPGDPLDHPWTRILMQTYAKKPNLKVFPLQRHLSDAVGIESVSDVCVNNPLTYSQALAYVTNTNFKNLWKAAYKQYPSANAKCANKTTGNGASGRAMNTLTDCNMIPYDVVLKELIQRIYGCPLIHCQLHRVCEGVDGGAGRKSGSGSIIKEFSGPDCHANIMSALITVETSTHFCVLFYPPATVTNLYDCITYSPSILGRSYNKVLFIIYQVIQLSKALQTTDLLLGDLRLHDIMVRENLWIQILPRLESCILGHVQEQSIAVPSPIETAHAADAENSVTLEENENDSFLCNAHHCGTTEDDGDDDTENCTSNTKFDLQFAYDLEQFTLREYCEMWCNGQLSNYDYLTILNNAAGRSLRNPAYHHIMPWVTDFTARNGLNWRDLTRSKYRLNKGDIHLDLMFSHASHQVSNANTNLGAAGVFSQVPHHVSDFLSEITYFVYMARRTPQHVLCQHVRPIWVPAEYPASIQRLQKWTPDECIPEFYSDPMIFKSIHEDLPDLEVPTWASCPEDFISKHREALESQYVSERLQHWIDLNFGYKLSGKAAIKSKNVCLSLVDQHKELCQRGIVQLFTTPHPAKRFPSPWFNKTPPRFQQMYAGPSRSSRSATNTTLRAHGSRRLAKSTENLNLATETSAVLATDLTAAQLTSSLRRTGGTSTSPRMSLRAHNGTTNDMTGSGSSFYSSTNFIDLPKDYNPCALLQSLEAMELFFARTFPEQKPATNTMEKIINSDMLFETHSSENSFTNRLFVESTTSVLEPSAVASKQKPKSLLAPSPCFLKKRSIKQLVTESRVRELQVLGCLIVELFSMQRLRALLMNGVSISFDERLQACRTVAKLYRQDIPKCFRYAVTLLLQQRSDAITDKGLPAPTATQLLEPILVNQLIPFPATFYPTYALIRSLYQFDFNASLLELRTHFDCNGRECARYTDMDRQRVLFERKIAECKVMSCCAYIGRLLEPIAYEQFSPVELLLPHIIDLLLDEQTSILTAWNLFDPVAQALGIVNTQKYLLLPIMKLYDVESFERGMMSVRARNGTDLNGPGGGGQVRFSMSSSFKSRKSVKLYHHSFLLRLIVRFGLKCFLQNFIAPLIEAVGGYKEPEDGNGFHYHSSTNGGIGGSRRTSRNLNYASAEEVVSLALISGVEDADQQRANETTQHLNVTATNSSSKQEVEDVFSFDDDANSDHVSNSGTSENKSIDSFDMRPAPAEEAKEDTISEIFYGSKISASSLEDADKVSLSSQCANESLTAQLGAKSPTIEIPASAIRLSYQLNTIDCDIGSRKSIDSFEIITRAVEEEQKHLNKQQQQQQTHKTQPTEEQCKGTKEEHDETQVALDSLQATVISKMSEAKAAQNNRISEMSAESLIWLAHRLGPSLTSRYITRNLLKMLSLCYVGQENLLPEANEQPKLSNLNYFSMADARVVGDRSAARVLECLMSIAALFGEEIILVQYFPHISELIALGSKRITGSLEGAIISTLQLLKYLVPCLMDATIMEHLKGILLNNILLPIVRLLGSTRLLMPSGYLGRSVLARKWLDALYTLCVRIGPDMSREHLCIPALRPFFLIFDKAFGIRENFENLSNSQLSISPPTPMTSSSVSTTQRELEEIRDVFSPALAHISYLSFLRFLGESIMQRTIHNLEFILTLCHEFEQPEYKSLQIAVTEKTSSTSDVVDMVVKSQNNLAEPDVAVANSFGTNVIGNRIEVVNTGAVTSNKARQDVGPMEVLDMVAYKFDQISTSRHLKGNWLAYCRHEISRSDKDTMLNLKHIKLQYFTGHTNSVRSIVVLDNENSFISASKDKTVKLWSLRSEGDGRKTTSCQFTYTAHKKSIHSLAFLETMRYVVSCDSGVHVWDPFIGRPLGVLDAPKHNAITVVRALPSPSPLIMAGTAESSVKIIDTRCMQYVNEWRVSKTATQSNATVRCLTVAPSGNWLAVGLSSGSIVMLDTRMGCILNSWRPMECDLLQLAAPNDQQLISSALDHSLAVWHASDGILHYQLKPPAEPAHFLQTIGSELIYATTGNRIGIYSDISSSHATHSITKLGSETFRGVLTSLAVLPLNRTFLAGNESGNIVLLC
- the Wdr81 gene encoding WD repeat-containing protein 81 isoform X2, giving the protein MDTLCNEIGINIQHLCETSVAGRYQLICDKQWLQTLEQRRKIAPFNIWPNLDRRAHPGDPLDHPWTRILMQTYAKKPNLKVFPLQRHLSDAVGIESVSDVCVNNPLTYSQALAYVTNTNFKNLWKAAYKQYPSANAKCANKTTGNGASGRAMNTLTDCNMIPYDVVLKELIQRIYGCPLIHCQLHRVCEGVDGGAGRKSGSGSIIKEFSGPDCHANIMSALITVETSTHFCVLFYPPATVTNLYDCITYSPSILGRSYNKVLFIIYQVIQLSKALQTTDLLLGDLRLHDIMVRENLWIQILPRLESCILGHVQEQSIAVPSPIETAHAADAENSVTLEENENDSFLCNAHHCGTTEDDGDDDTENCTSNTKFDLQFAYDLEQFTLREYCEMWCNGQLSNYDYLTILNNAAGRSLRNPAYHHIMPWVTDFTARNGLNWRDLTRSKYRLNKGDIHLDLMFSHASHQVSNANTNLGAAGVFSQVPHHVSDFLSEITYFVYMARRTPQHVLCQHVRPIWVPAEYPASIQRLQKWTPDECIPEFYSDPMIFKSIHEDLPDLEVPTWASCPEDFISKHREALESQYVSERLQHWIDLNFGYKLSGKAAIKSKNVCLSLVDQHKELCQRGIVQLFTTPHPAKRFPSPWFNKTPPRFQQMYAGPSRSSRSATNTTLRAHGSRRLAKSTENLNLATETSAVLATDLTAAQLTSSLRRTGGTSTSPRMSLRAHNGTTNDMTGSGSSFYSSTNFIDLPKDYNPCALLQSLEAMELFFARTFPEQKPATNTMEKIINSDMLFETHSSENSFTNRLFVESTTSVLEPSAVASKQKPKSLLAPSPCFLKKRSIKQLVTESRVRELQVLGCLIVELFSMQRLRALLMNGVSISFDERLQACRTVAKLYRQDIPKCFRYAVTLLLQQRSDAITDKGLPAPTATQLLEPILVNQLIPFPATFYPTYALIRSLYQFDFNASLLELRTHFDCNGRECARYTDMDRQRVLFERKIAECKVMSCCAYIGRLLEPIAYEQFSPVELLLPHIIDLLLDEQTSILTAWNLFDPVAQALGIVNTQKYLLLPIMKLYDVESFERGMMSVRARNGTDLNGPGGGGQVRFSMSSSFKSRKSVKLYHHSFLLRLIVRFGLKCFLQNFIAPLIEAVGGYKEPEDGNGFHYHSSTNGGIGGSRRTSRNLNYASAEEVVSLALISGVEDADQQRANETTQHLNVTATNSSSKQEVEDVFSFDDDANSDHVSNSGTSENKSIDSFDMRPAPAEEAKEDTISEIFYGSKISASSLEDADKVSLSSQCANESLTAQLGAKSPTIEIPASAIRLSYQLNTIDCDIGSRKSIDSFEIITRAVEEEQKHLNKQQQQQQTHKTQPTEEQCKGTKEEHDETQVALDSLQATVISKMSEAKAAQNNRISEMSAESLIWLAHRLGPSLTSRYITRNLLKMLSLCYVGQENLLPEANEQPKLSNLNYFSMADARVVGDRSAARVLECLMSIAVTEKTSSTSDVVDMVVKSQNNLAEPDVAVANSFGTNVIGNRIEVVNTGAVTSNKARQDVGPMEVLDMVAYKFDQISTSRHLKGNWLAYCRHEISRSDKDTMLNLKHIKLQYFTGHTNSVRSIVVLDNENSFISASKDKTVKLWSLRSEGDGRKTTSCQFTYTAHKKSIHSLAFLETMRYVVSCDSGVHVWDPFIGRPLGVLDAPKHNAITVVRALPSPSPLIMAGTAESSVKIIDTRCMQYVNEWRVSKTATQSNATVRCLTVAPSGNWLAVGLSSGSIVMLDTRMGCILNSWRPMECDLLQLAAPNDQQLISSALDHSLAVWHASDGILHYQLKPPAEPAHFLQTIGSELIYATTGNRIGIYSDISSSHATHSITKLGSETFRGVLTSLAVLPLNRTFLAGNESGNIVLLC